The Bacteroidales bacterium genome has a segment encoding these proteins:
- a CDS encoding AraC family transcriptional regulator: MSFTFSELFSYFGSLLGIIVSMIIFTKMQGKKEIRISLALSILVASVTVILGALMYSGKTGSIPHLIRIESPIHYLFPPACFFYTYSSLHANFRFRWIHLLHLLPFLLNIIEFLPFYLSSPEEKVEFYYELVEGGSVIIPLHYLFKTISVIAYFALQVLYFLKFRQKVADDGQKSLVLWFSIFLSGQLMLGLGFLTDHITGLHLFEDPYRYAITMVTLFLYTSTIALLFFPDLLYGYLSSQKRPVEKYSRSLLKEDNKNEILDRFMTFLQDQSKPWLNSKLSLQDASRAINVAPKELSQVINEKTLLNFNDHINFYRIEEAKHILVSDEVNKMTIDAIALKAGFNSKSPFYQAFKKHTGMTPKQFISDQHEERPAC; this comes from the coding sequence ATGAGTTTCACTTTTTCTGAACTGTTCAGTTATTTTGGCAGCCTTCTGGGAATAATTGTAAGTATGATCATTTTTACGAAAATGCAAGGGAAAAAGGAAATCAGGATCAGCCTGGCACTTTCTATACTTGTGGCTTCTGTAACAGTAATACTCGGCGCATTGATGTATTCAGGCAAAACGGGCTCAATACCCCACCTAATCCGTATCGAAAGTCCCATTCACTATCTTTTTCCTCCGGCTTGTTTCTTTTATACCTACTCTTCATTGCATGCCAATTTCAGATTTCGCTGGATTCATTTGCTTCACCTGTTGCCTTTTTTATTGAATATCATCGAATTTTTGCCTTTCTACTTAAGCAGTCCGGAAGAGAAGGTAGAGTTTTATTATGAACTTGTTGAAGGAGGTTCGGTGATCATCCCGCTACATTATCTGTTCAAAACAATCAGCGTGATTGCGTATTTTGCTTTACAAGTTTTATATTTTTTGAAGTTCAGGCAAAAAGTAGCTGATGACGGCCAAAAATCATTAGTCCTCTGGTTCTCGATATTTCTTTCAGGACAGCTGATGCTTGGTTTGGGGTTTTTAACAGACCATATTACAGGTTTACACCTGTTTGAAGACCCCTACCGGTATGCAATTACCATGGTGACACTGTTCCTTTATACTTCAACCATTGCCTTGCTGTTTTTCCCCGATTTATTATATGGTTACCTGTCTTCCCAAAAAAGGCCTGTGGAAAAATACAGCCGTTCTCTTCTCAAAGAGGATAATAAAAACGAAATTCTTGATCGATTTATGACTTTTCTTCAGGATCAATCCAAGCCCTGGTTGAATAGTAAATTGTCGTTGCAGGATGCATCAAGAGCCATCAATGTAGCTCCAAAAGAACTTTCACAGGTGATCAATGAAAAGACACTACTCAATTTTAACGATCATATTAACTTTTACAGGATTGAGGAGGCAAAACATATCCTCGTTTCAGATGAAGTGAACAAGATGACCATTGACGCTATTGCATTAAAAGCAGGGTTTAATTCAAAATCACCATTTTATCAGGCTTTTAAAAAACATACGGGTATGACGCCTAAACAGTTCATCTCAGATCAACATGAGGAAAGACCAGCATGCTGA
- a CDS encoding arylsulfatase, whose translation MFKIRFLALILLLPILLAAQESKKPNILVIWGDDIGTWNISHNNRGMMGYRTPNIDRIASEGVSFTDYYAQQSCTAGRAAFLSGSVPVRSGMTKVGMPGAKEGWQQTDVTIATVMKGAGYATGQFGKNHQGDRDEHLPTMHGFDEFFGNLYHLNAEEEPENEDYPADMILKSGKTFAETYAPRGVLKSKADGKGGQTIENTGPLTKKRMESIDDESVAAAIDFIKRKNADGEPFFCWWNGTRMHFRTHVKDELRGISGQDEYGDGMVEHDMHVGQLLQLLDELGIADNTVVLYSTDNGPHYNTWPDAGTTPFHGEKNSSWEGAFRVPAFIRWPGHFPENVTLNGIVAHEDWLPTFAAIAGDTDVKERLLSGTTINGRSYKNYIDGENQLYYLTGNVKESPRKGFIYVNDAGEIAALRYGDWKAMFLENRAKQLQIWLEPFVELRAPYLINLRRDPFEKAIEGSNTYYDWYIDRAYILIAMQGYAFNFLSTLIDYPPSQTAGDWSLSKTQKKIESMTSGSIGGH comes from the coding sequence ATGTTTAAAATCAGATTTTTAGCCTTAATCTTATTGTTGCCGATCTTGTTGGCAGCACAGGAGAGCAAAAAGCCAAATATCCTCGTTATCTGGGGTGATGATATCGGCACCTGGAACATCAGCCACAACAATCGCGGGATGATGGGTTACCGTACGCCCAACATTGACCGCATTGCCAGTGAAGGAGTATCGTTCACAGACTATTACGCTCAACAAAGTTGCACTGCGGGTAGGGCTGCATTTCTCAGTGGTTCAGTTCCGGTTCGTTCGGGAATGACCAAAGTTGGAATGCCCGGAGCTAAAGAGGGGTGGCAGCAAACTGATGTAACTATTGCCACTGTTATGAAAGGGGCAGGTTATGCAACTGGTCAGTTTGGTAAAAATCACCAAGGTGACCGTGATGAACATTTACCGACAATGCACGGTTTCGATGAATTTTTTGGTAACCTGTATCATTTAAATGCGGAAGAAGAACCAGAAAATGAAGATTATCCGGCTGATATGATTTTGAAAAGCGGAAAAACCTTTGCAGAAACCTATGCACCGCGTGGTGTTTTAAAAAGTAAAGCCGATGGAAAAGGTGGACAGACCATCGAAAACACTGGTCCATTAACAAAAAAACGCATGGAGTCAATTGATGATGAGTCTGTTGCTGCGGCGATTGATTTTATCAAACGCAAAAATGCTGACGGCGAACCATTCTTTTGTTGGTGGAATGGTACCCGTATGCATTTTCGAACACATGTTAAAGATGAACTTCGCGGTATTTCAGGACAAGACGAATACGGTGATGGAATGGTTGAACATGATATGCACGTTGGGCAATTGCTCCAGCTCCTTGACGAATTGGGAATTGCTGATAATACAGTTGTACTTTATTCTACTGATAATGGTCCACATTACAACACATGGCCTGATGCCGGCACAACACCTTTTCATGGAGAAAAGAACTCAAGTTGGGAAGGTGCCTTTCGTGTACCTGCCTTTATTCGCTGGCCAGGGCATTTCCCTGAAAATGTAACCTTAAACGGGATTGTTGCACACGAAGACTGGTTGCCAACTTTTGCAGCTATTGCAGGCGATACAGATGTGAAAGAAAGATTACTAAGCGGAACAACAATTAATGGGCGATCCTATAAAAATTACATTGATGGTGAAAATCAATTGTATTATTTAACAGGAAATGTGAAAGAATCGCCCCGGAAGGGATTTATTTATGTAAACGATGCCGGGGAAATTGCTGCGTTACGGTATGGCGACTGGAAAGCGATGTTCCTTGAAAACAGAGCAAAACAATTACAAATTTGGCTTGAGCCTTTCGTAGAATTGCGCGCTCCTTATTTGATAAATCTGCGTAGAGATCCATTTGAAAAGGCTATTGAAGGATCCAACACATATTATGATTGGTATATTGACAGGGCCTATATTTTGATTGCAATGCAGGGATATGCTTTTAATTTCCTTTCTACTTTGATCGATTACCCACCAAGCCAAACTGCAGGTGACTGGAGTTTGTCAAAAACACAGAAAAAGATAGAATCGATGACAAGCGGCTCAATCGGAGGGCATTAA